A region of Vibrio casei DNA encodes the following proteins:
- a CDS encoding mobile mystery protein A, with product MAKHLHSQYFVKSIAIKQLKEKVNSLIGLRLPTMPKQGWVRTIREALDMSGAQLGARLGISRNKISILERKEADGSITINQLKQLASGVDSELLYAIVPKQTVEQTIEERAYDLAKNLVDITNQHMFLEMQQLSPEKQNEMIRLLADEIKQSGGRALWKS from the coding sequence ATGGCTAAACATCTACATTCTCAGTATTTCGTAAAATCCATTGCAATTAAGCAGTTAAAGGAAAAAGTGAATAGTTTAATTGGCTTAAGGTTGCCGACAATGCCCAAACAAGGTTGGGTTCGCACTATTCGTGAAGCACTAGATATGTCAGGAGCTCAACTAGGGGCTAGGTTAGGTATATCTCGTAATAAAATTTCGATTCTTGAACGAAAAGAAGCAGACGGCAGCATAACAATAAATCAATTAAAGCAGTTAGCATCAGGCGTAGATTCTGAGTTGCTCTATGCCATTGTACCGAAACAAACAGTGGAACAAACCATAGAAGAACGAGCTTATGATTTGGCGAAAAATTTAGTTGATATTACTAATCAACATATGTTTTTGGAAATGCAGCAACTAAGTCCTGAAAAACAAAATGAAATGATTAGGTTATTGGCTGATGAAATAAAACAATCAGGTGGTCGGGCGCTGTGGAAGTCTTAA